In Cytobacillus oceanisediminis, the following proteins share a genomic window:
- the ilvB gene encoding acetolactate synthase large subunit, protein MVNLDPEKLLLTGADLFVQALKQEGVEILFGYPGGAVLGIYDALYRSPIKHVLARHEQGAIHAAEGYARVSGKPGVVVATSGPGATNIVTGIADAMMDSLPLVIFTGQVASHVIGTDAFQEADVVGMTAPITKHNYQVKKAEDLPRIVKEAFHIATTGRPGPVLVDIPKDLTAQHTAASLEAEINLPGYGPTARPGPLQLKKLLAALSESNKPVILAGAGILHANASEELLKFSECYQVPVVHTLLGLGGFPAQHPLFLGMAGMHGCYTSNMAIYECDLLINIGARFDDRLTGNLNSFAPKAKIAHIDIDPSEIGKNVETHFPIAGDAKAVIQMMMSQKVKGPVTMPWLKRLEQNKKDYPYWYTDSEEFLAPQQLIEFVHRYTNGNAIVTTDVGQHQMWAAQYYSFSLPNRWVTSGGLGTMGLGFPAAIGAQLAEPDATVVSLVGDGGFQMTLQELILLKEWGLPVKVIIVNNGSLGMVRQWQETFYDKRFSQSVFSQQPDFLKLAESYGIKAYRVSTREEAERIFPEALTDREPVLLDCCVNPAENVYPMVAPGKGLHEMIGVKP, encoded by the coding sequence CCTGAAAAGCTATTACTGACCGGGGCAGACCTTTTTGTTCAAGCGCTGAAACAGGAAGGTGTAGAAATATTGTTTGGTTATCCTGGCGGGGCGGTTTTGGGTATTTATGATGCTTTATACAGGTCACCGATTAAGCATGTTCTTGCCCGGCATGAACAAGGTGCAATCCACGCGGCTGAAGGATATGCCCGTGTTTCAGGAAAACCAGGTGTTGTGGTGGCTACATCAGGGCCAGGTGCAACGAATATAGTGACAGGCATTGCGGATGCCATGATGGATTCATTGCCGCTCGTTATTTTCACAGGCCAGGTTGCCTCTCACGTAATTGGAACGGATGCCTTTCAAGAAGCCGATGTTGTTGGAATGACGGCACCTATCACCAAACATAATTATCAGGTGAAAAAGGCAGAGGATCTTCCTAGAATCGTGAAAGAAGCCTTTCATATTGCGACAACCGGAAGACCTGGCCCTGTACTAGTAGATATACCCAAGGATTTAACAGCTCAGCACACTGCTGCATCCCTTGAGGCTGAGATCAATCTGCCCGGGTATGGCCCAACCGCCAGACCTGGTCCATTACAGTTAAAAAAATTGCTTGCAGCACTGAGTGAGTCCAATAAACCTGTCATCTTAGCAGGAGCAGGCATTTTGCATGCAAATGCTTCTGAAGAATTGCTTAAATTTTCTGAGTGTTATCAAGTACCTGTAGTCCATACTCTTTTAGGACTTGGCGGATTCCCGGCACAGCATCCTTTATTTTTAGGGATGGCAGGCATGCATGGCTGTTATACCTCGAACATGGCCATTTATGAATGTGATTTATTAATCAATATAGGTGCCCGCTTTGATGATCGGCTAACAGGTAATTTGAATTCTTTTGCACCAAAAGCAAAGATTGCCCATATAGACATTGATCCATCCGAAATCGGGAAAAATGTCGAGACTCATTTTCCGATTGCAGGTGATGCAAAAGCAGTTATACAGATGATGATGAGTCAAAAAGTGAAAGGGCCAGTTACAATGCCCTGGCTAAAGCGTTTAGAACAAAATAAAAAGGATTATCCATACTGGTATACCGATTCGGAGGAGTTCCTTGCGCCCCAGCAATTAATAGAATTCGTACACAGATATACAAATGGCAATGCGATTGTCACTACGGATGTCGGCCAGCATCAAATGTGGGCGGCACAATATTACTCCTTCTCTCTTCCAAACCGCTGGGTTACCTCCGGCGGATTAGGCACAATGGGACTTGGATTTCCGGCTGCCATTGGCGCGCAGCTCGCAGAACCTGATGCAACCGTAGTTTCGTTGGTTGGGGATGGCGGCTTTCAAATGACACTCCAGGAATTAATCTTACTCAAGGAGTGGGGGCTACCAGTAAAAGTGATTATCGTAAATAACGGATCGCTTGGAATGGTCCGCCAGTGGCAAGAAACCTTTTATGATAAGCGATTTTCACAATCCGTCTTTTCCCAGCAGCCAGATTTCCTAAAACTAGCCGAATCTTATGGGATAAAAGCTTATAGAGTGAGCACGAGGGAGGAAGCGGAAAGGATATTTCCCGAAGCTCTAACAGACCGGGAACCAGTACTGCTTGATTGCTGCGTGAATCCTGCTGAAAACGTCTATCCTATGGTAGCACCAGGGAAAGGGTTACATGAGATGATTGGGGTGAAACCATGA
- the ilvN gene encoding acetolactate synthase small subunit: MKKRMISVIVYNQNAILTRLMGLFTKHQFQIESLAAAEYKELKEFTKVSIIVEAEDDHKFLQLVKQINKQIDVLSATDITDQNVISRELALIKKVLV, from the coding sequence ATGAAAAAGCGGATGATCTCGGTAATCGTCTATAATCAAAATGCTATTTTAACTCGTCTAATGGGCTTGTTTACAAAGCATCAATTCCAAATTGAAAGTCTTGCAGCAGCAGAATACAAAGAGCTGAAAGAATTTACTAAAGTATCAATAATCGTAGAGGCGGAGGATGATCATAAATTCCTGCAGCTGGTGAAGCAAATAAATAAACAGATTGATGTCCTTTCTGCAACAGATATAACAGACCAAAATGTCATTTCCAGAGAACTGGCATTGATAAAGAAGGTACTGGTATAA
- a CDS encoding peptidase M4 family protein yields MHPNVTIMVEDIYTPNIPNDPLLSMSDPTKNGDPDHYSKRYTDSEDNGGVHINSGIINKAAYLLAKGGTHYGVTVPGIDNDKVGQIYYRANTVYLTASSTFSQARAALVQAAADLYGADSAEVDSVNKSFDAVGVK; encoded by the coding sequence ATTCATCCTAATGTAACTATTATGGTAGAAGACATTTATACACCTAATATCCCTAACGATCCTCTTCTTTCTATGAGTGATCCAACAAAGAATGGAGATCCTGACCACTACTCAAAACGTTATACGGATTCTGAGGACAACGGTGGAGTGCACATTAATAGCGGGATCATCAATAAAGCTGCGTATCTATTAGCGAAAGGCGGCACTCATTACGGCGTTACAGTTCCGGGTATTGATAATGATAAAGTCGGTCAAATCTACTATCGTGCTAATACGGTTTACTTAACAGCTTCTTCTACATTTAGCCAAGCTCGCGCTGCTTTAGTACAGGCTGCTGCAGACTTATATGGTGCTGACTCTGCTGAAGTAGATTCCGTAAATAAATCGTTTGATGCAGTAGGCGTTAAATAA
- a CDS encoding aspartyl-phosphate phosphatase Spo0E family protein, whose translation MIKSIRENGFLSKKTIQLSQELDVYLWEQQKQKIGMEFLKKK comes from the coding sequence ATGATTAAAAGTATAAGGGAAAATGGATTCTTGAGTAAAAAGACCATTCAACTCAGTCAGGAATTGGACGTGTATTTATGGGAGCAACAAAAGCAAAAGATAGGTATGGAGTTTCTGAAGAAAAAGTAA
- a CDS encoding rhodanese-like domain-containing protein, which translates to MPKEKEIIVACTTGNSAAGCAAILTEIVLEGGITAWKEFIKYE; encoded by the coding sequence TTGCCAAAGGAAAAAGAAATAATTGTTGCCTGCACAACGGGAAATTCCGCTGCTGGGTGTGCAGCCATCCTTACTGAAATTGTTTTAGAGGGTGGGATTACAGCTTGGAAGGAGTTTATAAAATATGAATAA
- a CDS encoding LacI family DNA-binding transcriptional regulator — protein MVRLKDIAEYVGVSISTVSRVIQNDQTRNVNQETRNKIWQAVKELGYTPNQHARNLVSNRQNKSDARTMKIGWVANPTQAEINPYFSNIYTGIRDTLTENDYTLISITKDEIENEALLLKTIHDLGIEGLLLIDSIDESLVDYIQKTIPVVGLDFYYSDKDIAIIDYNRVAALEKVVQHLVNLGHRDIGFIGGGINEAFQDLNEELRFKGYQSAMKEADLSIRDEWVINTRWKMENSYEGMNQLIKSSSGDLPTAMVCASDLMALAAMRAVIENQLRIPEDIAFFGVDNIEMGKYSSPPLSTVEIPKYEMGKMAAKTIMEMVEEKVVLPIKIILPFELVIRESSSKKRT, from the coding sequence GTGGTTAGATTAAAGGATATTGCGGAGTATGTTGGAGTTTCTATTTCTACTGTTTCCAGAGTCATTCAGAATGACCAGACACGGAATGTTAACCAGGAAACGAGAAATAAAATCTGGCAGGCTGTCAAAGAGCTGGGGTATACACCCAATCAGCATGCAAGAAATCTGGTTAGCAACAGACAAAATAAAAGTGATGCCAGAACAATGAAAATTGGCTGGGTTGCCAATCCTACACAGGCTGAAATAAATCCATACTTTTCTAATATCTATACTGGTATTCGTGATACTTTAACAGAAAATGATTATACATTAATAAGTATTACGAAGGATGAGATTGAAAATGAGGCACTTCTTCTCAAGACAATTCATGATCTCGGGATTGAAGGACTGCTGCTGATCGACAGTATTGATGAGAGCTTAGTTGATTACATACAGAAAACGATCCCTGTTGTGGGACTTGACTTCTACTATTCCGATAAAGATATTGCCATTATAGATTATAACCGTGTGGCCGCATTGGAAAAAGTTGTACAGCATTTAGTGAATCTGGGTCATCGTGATATTGGGTTTATCGGCGGGGGAATTAATGAAGCCTTCCAGGACTTAAATGAAGAATTACGATTTAAAGGTTATCAATCTGCTATGAAAGAAGCAGACCTTTCTATTCGAGATGAATGGGTTATCAATACCAGATGGAAAATGGAAAACAGTTATGAGGGAATGAATCAGCTCATTAAAAGCAGTTCTGGAGACTTGCCGACAGCTATGGTTTGTGCAAGTGATTTAATGGCTCTGGCTGCAATGAGAGCAGTTATAGAAAATCAGCTGAGAATCCCCGAAGATATTGCTTTCTTTGGAGTGGATAATATTGAAATGGGGAAATATTCATCACCGCCGCTTTCAACAGTAGAAATCCCCAAATATGAAATGGGAAAAATGGCCGCGAAAACGATTATGGAAATGGTAGAGGAAAAAGTAGTTCTGCCAATCAAAATTATTTTACCATTTGAGTTAGTTATTCGTGAATCATCTTCTAAAAAACGGACCTAA
- a CDS encoding Gfo/Idh/MocA family protein, with protein sequence MKTMTALLIGAGDRGARAYAPYALDYPHELKIVAVAEPNKERRGRIQQEHQIPNENCYESWEEISQLDKQIADIAIICTLDRNHFKVTMRALEQGYHVLLEKPMSPDPLECILMEQQAKTYNRQLTICHVLRYTDFWKAIKKVISRGGIGDVVSLQLNENVEVMHMSHSFVRGNWNNKEKSSPMILQKSCHDMDIISYVLGKPCKRLSSYGSLMHFKAENAPVGAPLRCLDGCPAELECPFHAGRYYLGEGRGWAKKFTEDYTNEGIIEALNKTPYGKCVYRSDNNVVDHQVVNMEFEEGATATFSMCGFTREQTRIVQIMGSKGEIRGNMVENKISIFDFLTRQETVINFDQPVGGHGGGDRGIMRLFLEEVRNGNKEDSVSSVSASVRSHLMAFAAEESRLNQGQSINIDEYYHGLVGNIQV encoded by the coding sequence ATGAAGACAATGACAGCGCTCCTTATAGGAGCTGGAGACAGAGGGGCGAGAGCATATGCACCATATGCGCTGGATTATCCGCATGAATTAAAGATTGTTGCTGTTGCAGAACCGAATAAGGAAAGGAGAGGGAGAATACAGCAAGAACATCAAATTCCAAATGAAAATTGCTATGAGTCATGGGAAGAGATCTCACAGCTGGACAAACAAATTGCTGATATTGCCATTATCTGCACCCTGGATAGAAATCACTTCAAAGTGACCATGAGAGCTTTAGAGCAAGGGTATCATGTCCTCCTGGAAAAACCAATGTCACCAGACCCCTTAGAATGTATATTAATGGAACAGCAAGCCAAAACATATAACCGGCAGCTGACCATCTGCCATGTGCTCAGGTATACCGACTTTTGGAAAGCTATTAAAAAGGTAATTTCCAGAGGGGGGATCGGTGATGTTGTATCTCTTCAATTAAATGAAAATGTTGAAGTTATGCATATGTCACACAGCTTTGTAAGAGGTAATTGGAATAACAAAGAAAAATCAAGTCCAATGATCCTTCAGAAGTCCTGTCATGACATGGATATCATTTCATATGTACTGGGAAAACCATGTAAAAGACTAAGTTCGTATGGATCCCTGATGCATTTTAAAGCGGAAAATGCCCCGGTAGGAGCCCCGCTGCGATGCTTGGATGGATGTCCTGCCGAGCTTGAGTGTCCATTCCATGCAGGACGGTATTATCTCGGTGAAGGAAGAGGCTGGGCAAAAAAATTCACAGAAGACTATACAAATGAAGGCATAATTGAAGCTTTGAATAAAACCCCTTATGGAAAGTGTGTATATCGTTCAGATAATAATGTTGTTGACCATCAGGTTGTCAATATGGAATTTGAGGAAGGAGCAACCGCTACCTTCAGCATGTGCGGTTTTACAAGAGAACAAACTCGAATCGTTCAAATAATGGGATCCAAAGGTGAAATCCGCGGAAACATGGTAGAAAATAAAATCTCAATTTTTGATTTCCTAACCAGGCAGGAAACAGTGATTAATTTTGATCAGCCAGTAGGCGGGCATGGCGGTGGAGACCGCGGAATTATGAGACTATTCCTGGAAGAAGTCCGGAATGGCAATAAAGAGGACAGTGTTTCTTCTGTTTCCGCATCTGTAAGAAGTCATCTAATGGCATTTGCGGCCGAAGAGTCACGGTTAAACCAGGGTCAGTCTATCAATATAGATGAATATTATCATGGTTTAGTTGGGAATATTCAAGTTTAA
- a CDS encoding ABC transporter substrate-binding protein, giving the protein MKKWIIMLLTVVLGVIGLSGCSDSDTASGGDKDGKVEITYGFWDKKQVPAIEEIIKLFNEKYPDIQVKTEITPYGQYFQKLETAATGGALPDVLWMNGAHVVQYAKGKVILPLSEMAEKDNYSLDNYPESLIDLYTVDGNIYGIPKDYDTTGLWYNKKIFDEAGVAYPDETWDWEKLKEAAKQLNDQEKGIWGYAALMGNQGGYYDFIWQNGGYIISEDGKSAGFDKPEAIEALEYNVSFIKEGLSPTQAQMTETAASELFSSGKIAMMFDGPWMVPEYKKNPDLDVAVVPQGKKRAVSIHGLSNVISSNTKHKEEAWKFVQFLGSKEAAEVFAKTGTVIPAFNGTQDAWKESVPNLNLQAFIDGAEYSVPLPSVENTGEIWQYETDVLKKAWSEEISIEEAAEELTKKANEALSK; this is encoded by the coding sequence ATGAAGAAATGGATCATCATGCTATTAACCGTTGTATTAGGTGTGATTGGCCTATCAGGCTGCAGTGATAGTGATACAGCATCCGGCGGAGATAAAGATGGCAAGGTTGAGATTACGTATGGATTCTGGGATAAAAAGCAGGTTCCTGCGATTGAAGAAATTATTAAGTTATTTAATGAAAAATATCCGGATATTCAAGTGAAAACAGAAATCACACCTTATGGCCAATACTTTCAAAAGCTCGAAACAGCGGCAACGGGCGGTGCTTTGCCAGATGTTTTATGGATGAATGGTGCACACGTTGTTCAGTATGCCAAAGGGAAGGTCATTCTTCCATTAAGTGAAATGGCGGAAAAGGACAACTATAGCTTAGATAATTATCCGGAATCATTGATTGATCTGTACACGGTAGATGGAAATATTTATGGGATTCCAAAAGATTACGATACAACTGGGCTATGGTATAACAAGAAAATCTTTGATGAAGCCGGAGTAGCCTACCCGGATGAAACATGGGATTGGGAAAAATTAAAGGAAGCTGCGAAACAGCTGAATGACCAAGAAAAAGGAATTTGGGGCTATGCGGCATTAATGGGCAATCAAGGCGGATATTATGATTTCATCTGGCAGAATGGCGGCTATATCATTTCTGAGGATGGCAAGTCCGCAGGGTTCGACAAACCTGAAGCAATCGAGGCATTAGAATATAATGTCAGCTTTATTAAAGAAGGACTCTCTCCAACTCAAGCGCAGATGACCGAAACGGCTGCTTCTGAATTATTCTCATCTGGAAAGATAGCGATGATGTTTGATGGTCCTTGGATGGTTCCTGAATATAAGAAAAATCCCGATTTAGATGTAGCGGTGGTTCCACAAGGGAAAAAACGTGCCGTTTCTATTCACGGGCTTTCCAATGTAATATCTTCGAATACAAAACATAAAGAAGAAGCTTGGAAGTTTGTTCAATTCCTTGGTTCCAAAGAAGCAGCAGAAGTTTTTGCCAAAACGGGAACCGTCATTCCGGCATTTAATGGTACACAGGATGCATGGAAAGAATCAGTCCCTAATTTAAATCTTCAGGCATTTATTGATGGAGCCGAATATTCAGTGCCTCTGCCAAGTGTGGAAAACACCGGGGAAATCTGGCAGTACGAAACAGATGTACTAAAAAAGGCCTGGAGTGAGGAAATAAGTATTGAAGAAGCAGCAGAAGAGCTGACAAAGAAAGCAAATGAGGCATTGTCCAAGTAA
- a CDS encoding carbohydrate ABC transporter permease has protein sequence MTLKEVPLQTEVKSAKRIKVSSLAKTRKRSDYFWAYLMIAPTMLGLFIFYLWPIVQNFYFSFTEWGAFGQYEWTGLDNYKRLLEDATLLQAFKNTSIYIIFTVPIGIFLSIIVAVLLNQNIKGKSIYRTLYFLPVITMPAAIAMVWKWLYNADYGMFNYLLSLVGIEGPQWVSDPKIALYSIIAVAIWSGIGYNMVIFLSGLQGIPKMYYEAAEIDGAGPVTVFFKITLPLLSPVIFFVSIMSLIGAFQVFDLIFMMIGKSSTALESTQSIVYLFYQHAFVLNDKGYAAAIAVLLLAVILIITAIQMVLQKKWVHYD, from the coding sequence ATGACTTTGAAGGAAGTACCTCTTCAGACAGAAGTAAAATCAGCCAAAAGGATAAAAGTTTCGAGCCTCGCCAAAACAAGGAAGCGTTCAGACTATTTTTGGGCTTATCTTATGATTGCACCTACAATGCTGGGACTGTTTATTTTTTATCTCTGGCCCATTGTTCAGAATTTTTACTTTAGCTTCACCGAATGGGGTGCATTTGGACAGTATGAGTGGACAGGCTTAGACAATTATAAGAGATTGCTTGAGGATGCAACTCTCCTGCAAGCATTTAAAAACACAAGCATCTATATCATTTTTACTGTACCGATTGGAATTTTCCTGTCCATTATTGTGGCTGTTCTTTTAAATCAGAATATCAAAGGTAAATCTATTTACCGGACTTTGTATTTTTTACCAGTCATCACTATGCCAGCAGCCATTGCGATGGTCTGGAAATGGCTGTATAACGCAGACTACGGGATGTTTAATTATTTATTATCCTTGGTCGGAATTGAAGGGCCGCAATGGGTAAGTGATCCTAAAATTGCTTTATATTCGATCATTGCGGTAGCGATTTGGAGCGGTATTGGCTACAATATGGTCATTTTCCTTTCAGGGCTGCAAGGCATTCCAAAGATGTATTATGAGGCAGCAGAAATAGATGGGGCAGGTCCTGTCACCGTGTTTTTTAAAATTACACTGCCACTGCTTTCACCGGTTATTTTCTTTGTGTCCATTATGTCACTGATAGGTGCCTTTCAAGTATTCGACTTGATTTTCATGATGATTGGAAAAAGCAGCACGGCGCTTGAAAGTACACAGTCCATTGTTTATTTGTTCTATCAGCATGCATTTGTACTAAACGATAAAGGATATGCAGCGGCTATTGCAGTTCTTTTATTAGCGGTCATTTTAATAATTACAGCCATCCAGATGGTTCTTCAGAAAAAGTGGGTTCATTATGATTAA
- a CDS encoding carbohydrate ABC transporter permease, translating into MDRALKLFTSRTFLFHFILIIGAAAMVLPFLWMILTSLKTYAESIQVPPVLIPEDFQWGNYKEVFGLLPFFKFMYNTVIITVLRTAGQLFLCSLAAYAFARIEFPGRNILFLLALTVLMVPGQVFLLPQYMIMVKLGWLNSLQAVIVPGLFSAFGTFLLRQFFMGLPKELEEAARLDGCNHFQIYWKVMLPLAKPGLIALGIFTTLWSWNELMWPMIVNSSPESMTLSVGLSSLQGQFLTNYPILMAGSFLAILPMLILFIFLQKQFIEGIAVTGGK; encoded by the coding sequence ATGGACAGAGCACTTAAGCTTTTTACAAGTAGAACATTCCTTTTCCATTTCATCCTGATTATTGGGGCTGCAGCAATGGTTCTGCCTTTCTTATGGATGATCCTTACCTCGTTAAAGACGTATGCTGAATCGATTCAAGTACCCCCGGTTTTGATTCCCGAAGATTTTCAGTGGGGAAATTATAAAGAGGTATTTGGACTCCTGCCCTTTTTCAAATTTATGTACAATACCGTAATTATTACAGTTCTTCGGACAGCCGGCCAATTGTTCCTATGTTCATTAGCTGCATATGCCTTTGCCAGAATTGAATTTCCGGGGAGAAACATTCTGTTTTTGTTAGCGCTTACTGTTTTAATGGTGCCTGGGCAAGTTTTCCTGTTGCCGCAATATATGATTATGGTGAAATTAGGCTGGCTCAATTCCCTGCAGGCAGTCATTGTACCAGGGTTGTTCAGCGCGTTTGGCACGTTTCTATTGCGGCAGTTTTTCATGGGACTGCCCAAAGAATTGGAGGAGGCAGCCAGACTTGATGGCTGCAACCATTTTCAAATTTATTGGAAGGTGATGCTCCCGCTTGCAAAGCCGGGTTTAATCGCTCTTGGGATCTTTACAACGCTCTGGAGCTGGAATGAATTGATGTGGCCGATGATTGTCAATAGTTCTCCTGAGTCTATGACTCTATCAGTGGGATTATCCTCACTTCAGGGGCAATTTTTGACCAATTACCCAATTCTAATGGCTGGATCTTTCTTAGCCATCCTGCCAATGCTGATATTGTTTATCTTCCTGCAGAAGCAGTTTATTGAAGGTATTGCTGTTACGGGAGGGAAATAA
- a CDS encoding GntR family transcriptional regulator, giving the protein MKHLQHNSIIPLYHQLKEILRESVDNGNWNTGDKVPSENQLMDEYGVSRNTVKKAIEELVQDGVLYRIQGKGTFVSKPKFQQPLMGFYSFSKVLKEHGMNPKDIILEIREVKPTAKIKEGLQMIGDEGVIELKRLRCANNEPIILESSFFTKKTVPDMSKLNEIGPISLYDLLEQQFNVVITRAKEAFEPVLIRADESEHLQTKEGLPALLLERTAFDKEGNPVEFCRSIVRGDRCRFYTELT; this is encoded by the coding sequence ATGAAACATTTGCAGCACAATAGTATTATTCCGCTTTATCATCAACTTAAAGAGATTTTAAGGGAATCGGTTGACAATGGCAACTGGAATACAGGAGATAAAGTTCCTTCTGAGAATCAATTAATGGATGAGTATGGAGTAAGCAGGAATACAGTAAAAAAAGCGATCGAAGAACTTGTTCAGGATGGGGTTTTGTACAGAATTCAAGGTAAAGGCACGTTTGTATCAAAGCCAAAGTTTCAGCAGCCTCTAATGGGTTTCTATAGTTTTAGCAAAGTGCTTAAAGAACATGGAATGAATCCAAAAGATATTATTTTAGAAATTCGTGAAGTCAAGCCGACTGCAAAAATTAAAGAAGGGCTGCAAATGATAGGTGATGAAGGTGTCATTGAATTAAAGCGGTTGAGATGTGCGAATAATGAACCCATAATTCTTGAATCATCCTTTTTTACGAAAAAAACTGTCCCTGATATGTCCAAATTAAATGAAATTGGTCCAATTTCGTTATATGATTTGCTCGAACAGCAATTCAATGTTGTCATCACACGTGCCAAAGAAGCCTTTGAGCCTGTTTTAATCCGTGCTGATGAAAGCGAGCATCTTCAGACCAAGGAAGGTCTCCCGGCTTTATTGCTGGAAAGGACAGCATTTGATAAAGAGGGAAACCCTGTTGAGTTTTGCCGATCTATTGTACGTGGGGATCGCTGCCGTTTTTATACAGAACTAACATAA
- a CDS encoding ROK family protein, with protein MTALVADIGGTKIASALVSNKEKSLKHRMQADSVSLDANALFDCIIAIFFKILEKEKIKSDEVKFIGLGIPGKVDSVNGLAVYQNNLPWRNFPLKNKIEKYFPNAEIAMDNDVYMAAYGEWIEWKMEKETFAYVTVSTGISACLLSEGKFLRGAGIAGEIGLTLLENGDDLKSLENLASGTAIRESAKKLLNPQLTSAGVMDLYYRKDPMAEKIIQRAAKCIARGLHQIFTLIDPHLVVMGGGVIINQPEFLSLIKQELKHMVQNPLQKGIEERIQLSKLKGDAGLFGCLYTAERQRLEKNPS; from the coding sequence ATGACAGCATTAGTAGCCGACATAGGCGGTACAAAAATTGCTTCTGCCTTGGTTTCTAATAAAGAAAAGTCTTTAAAACATCGAATGCAGGCTGATAGTGTATCACTTGATGCAAATGCGCTATTTGATTGTATAATCGCCATTTTTTTTAAAATCTTGGAAAAGGAGAAAATAAAATCTGATGAAGTTAAGTTCATCGGATTGGGGATTCCAGGCAAGGTGGACTCGGTAAATGGTCTTGCTGTTTATCAAAATAATCTTCCGTGGAGGAATTTTCCACTTAAAAACAAAATCGAAAAATACTTTCCTAATGCAGAAATAGCGATGGATAACGATGTTTATATGGCAGCTTATGGCGAATGGATTGAATGGAAGATGGAAAAGGAAACCTTTGCATATGTAACGGTTAGCACTGGTATTTCCGCATGTCTTTTATCAGAAGGCAAGTTTCTGCGTGGAGCTGGAATTGCTGGCGAAATCGGTCTGACTCTTTTAGAGAATGGTGATGATCTCAAAAGTTTAGAGAATCTTGCATCCGGAACTGCTATTAGGGAAAGTGCGAAGAAATTGTTAAATCCGCAATTAACCTCAGCTGGTGTTATGGATCTTTATTATCGGAAAGACCCTATGGCAGAGAAAATAATTCAGAGAGCTGCAAAGTGCATAGCAAGAGGATTACATCAAATTTTTACTTTAATTGATCCTCATTTAGTGGTGATGGGTGGAGGCGTTATTATTAACCAGCCTGAATTCTTATCTCTTATTAAACAGGAACTAAAACACATGGTGCAAAATCCGCTTCAAAAAGGGATTGAGGAAAGGATTCAGTTAAGCAAGTTAAAAGGTGATGCTGGATTATTTGGATGCCTTTATACAGCTGAGAGACAAAGATTGGAAAAGAATCCATCATAA